CGCGCGCTATGCGTGGGCGAATCAAAAACTTAGCGGTGTGATCGGACAAACGGGCCACGCGTCATCAAAAGTTACCGATCGTTTGGATGCCGTGTTGACGCACCGCATCGGCGGATTGATTGGTTTCGTGTTGGTGATGCTGGCGATCTTTCAGTCGATCTATACGTTCTCGTCGATTCCGATGGACCTGATTGAAACCGCAACCGGTTTTGTCGCAGGCATAGTCGAGTCGTGGATGGGACCGGGAATGTTGCGCAGCCTGCTGGTTGATGGCGTGATCGCCGGAGTCGGTGGTGTCTTAATTTTCTTGCCCCAGATCGCACTGCTGTTTTTCTTCTTGGCGATTCTCGAAGACTGCGGTTACATGGCGCGAGCGGCGTTCTTGGTTGACCGAGTGATGACATGGTTCGGACTGAGCGGTAAGTCGTTTCTGCCGATGATGAGCTCGTTCGCCTGCGCCGTGCCTGGCGTGATGGCAACACGGGTGATCGAGAACCGTCGCGATCGGCTAGCCACGATCATGGTCGCGCCACTGATGAGCTGCAGTGCGCGGCTGCCGGTTTACTTGCTGTTGATTGGCGCGTTTGTGCCGACCACGGCCATGCTTGGCGGATGGGTATCGATGCCGGCGATCGTCTTGATGGCGATGTACATGGTCGGCGTGCTGACAGCGATTCCGGTGGCCTGGATCTTGAAGAAGACGTTGCTGCGAGGCGAAGTCGCTCCATTCGTGATGGAACTTCCCGAATACAAAATTCCGGCACCCCGAGTGATTTTCTCGCGAGTTTGGGAAGCCAGTTTGGCATTCGTGATCCGCGCCGGCACGCTGATCTTTGCTGCTTCGATCGTGATCTGGTTCGCGGGCTATTGGCCGGGCGATCACACGCGACAGTACGAGCTAGAAACGCGATTGGAGTCGGTCGCAGAAGGCTCACCCGAAGCCGACGAATTGCAGTTGGCGCTGCAAACCGAGTCGGCGGCGTTACTCGAAGGCAGTCTGCTGGGCCGTGTCGGTCACACGATTGAACCCGCCGTCCGTCCACTCGGCTGGGACTGGAAAATCGGCGTCGGTGCGATCGCCAGCTTCCCGGCTCGCGAAGTCATCATCGCAACCTTGGGCACGATCTATTCGCTCGGCGGCGACGCTGACGAAGAAGGACTTGCCGGTGCCATGCGAGCTTCAACGCATCCAGACGGTTCGCCCGTTTACACGATCCCGGTGGCGCTTTCGATCATGGTGTTCTTCGCCTTGTGTGCCCAGTGCGTTAGCACGTTGCTGGTGATTCGCCGCGAAACGAATAGCTGGTTTTGGCCAGCACTCAGTTTTACTTACATGACCGTTTTGGCTTATTTTGGCGCGATGGTAACCTACCAAGTAGGCACGCGTTTCTTTTAAGAGGTACGGTCGATGAATTGGCAAAACATCATCGCGACAGCAATCGTTGCGGTGGCATCACTATGGTTGTTGCGACGCGTCTATCGAACCATCTCGCGAGGCCTACGCAGCGGCTCCGGCAACGTCGGCGGCTGTGGCACGTGCAGCAAGAATCCCAACAACGTGGACGCCACCCCGCTGGTCAGCCTAGGCCGCAAAAAGCCCTAGAGCAGACAGATCACCCAATGGCGAACGATATCGAGCAATCAGAAACTGGGGTCGATCTTCTCGCCGCCGGCGATCGTAATCAAAGCGTCGAAGGTCGCTCGGTCGAAATCGTAACCAACCGGCCGAATTGCGCCGTCACCCATCAGCAGAATCGCTTTCTCAGATGGCTGCAGCATCGTGATCGCCTTGAACGCTTCATCAGCAGTGACGTTTATATTCGACGTCCAAATGACGCCTTGCTGTGGCAGTTGGATTGCCATCAAGGTGTTGGACAACCCGTCCGTAATGTCGCGAAACCGAATCGTGGTGTTCGGCGTCGGTGGAAACATGCCGGCTGGATCCACGATGACGAATATCGCGGTGTCGCCGGGTGTTCCATTGACGACCTGAAACGCTTCCGGGGCAACGATCGAGACTTGTTCGTTGACCGGGCTATTCCACATCACATCATTGTTGTAGCTCTCCCACTGCGACTGGCCTTCGACGAACGGCGACAGCGCCAAACGCCAACCCAAACGTTCTTCACCGGCGGTGTTTTCAGTCACCGTGAAAGGAAGTTGCCTGTACGCCGAATGATAGTTGTGCATGCCAAGTCCAATTTGTTTGACTTGGTTGGACGCGACCGCAGTTCGCGCAGCCTTGCGGGCCGCCTGCACCGCTGGCAATAGCAGGGCCAGCAGCACACCGCCGCACATCAGCATCATCACAAAGGCGAGCCCCAGCACGATCACAATGACGGAGGTGCCATTCTTGCCACTCGGTGGTGACGCTTGCGGTGACACCGGCGGCATCGCATTGACGCTAAGAGGATCTTGACCGGGTGGAGTGCCTTGCGACATGAACTTGGCCTCTTCGTTTGGGATTTGCAGTATTTGATATTTGCAGAGGTGCCCCGCCCTGCGGGCCAAAACCCAGCTATCCAGATTCAGCTATCCAGATTCAGCTATCCAGATTCGGCGATCAAGATCCAGCGATCAAGATCCTTCAACGAGACGTTTTTCGCTCATCATCCGATCAATCTTTTCTCGCGTCTTCTTACGCGGACCATCGTCATCGACGGGAAATCCGATGTCGCCGAGAATGAATCCGTACGTTGGATGCGTTTGCAGCGATCCGAATCCGGTTTCCGCCAAGTCAGCATTGTAAAGGACTGCGATGGTCGCCATGGCCACGTCACGAATTTCGGTGCGGATCAGTTTGCCGTCTGCGAACCCGGTTTCCGATGACGGGCGAGAATCGTCGAGCAGCGGCTGAACAAAAACAGCATGCTCGCGAGAACCAAACCGTGCGATCGCTTGCAGCGCCACCGCCAACGTTTCGGTCTCGTTAGCTTCGGTCAATGTCGCCACGGCAAGCGACAACGTATCTTCGACTTCCCAGGCCATTCCGGACAACAAGACATCGATTCGGTTCGACAAAGTCCCACGGATCATCCACCGCCCAAGCAGGGCACGGAACGATGGCAACAGTTGCGGGTTTTGGCGAATCTCGGTCGCACCGGTTTTCAGCAGCGTGCTCAGCACCACACTTTCAAATCCAGCCGTCACGGGAACTTTCGCATCCACGGTCGGCAAGACCAACGCAAAGGTGTCGGCACGCGAGGGGAACTTGCGTTCGACAAACACACGCTGCTGAACCGTCGCCATTGCTTTCTCAAGCGCGATCACGCGGTCGCGAGTCTCGCCTTCCATCGATGCGATCAGCGCCGGGTGTGCTTCGGTCATTTCGATGAACAGTTCGCGAATCGTGCCATTGTCCCCCAGCATCGCGCGAATGACTTCCCACCCGTCAAAGTCGACTTCCTTGCCAGCCAAGAAATCTTTGATGCGAGTTTGCAGGTCACCGTCGGTCAGTTGCCGCACCACTTCACCGGCTCGCAAACGGACTTCCGCGTCGGTGGATTGAGCTTGCAACTGTCGCAGCGGCTCGACCACGTCCATCCCCATCGCCATTAGTGCGGCGGCTGCTCGTTCGCGTTGGGCGAATTCGCCGGACGAAAGTTCTTCGACCAACTGATCCAGCTCGGCTTGTCGTTCTGGCGTCAGCGGCTTTGCTTGAGCAGCGACGTCTAGATTCTCAGCGTTTTGGTTCTCGGCGTCTGGTTCGCCCGCTTCGATTTCGGCGGTGGCGTCAAGTTGGTCGACCTGTTCCGCGTCCTGTTCCGCGTCCTGGTCCGCGTCCTGGTCCGCGTCCTGGTCCGCAGCCTGGTCCGCAGCCTGGTCCGCAGCCTGGTCCGCAACACATCGCGAAACCTGGGCCGTCAAGCCAATGACTTGCGACACGGCGAGGGATCCGGCAAGGAACCAGCTCGGGAAGAGATGTAGCGACAACCTGCGATCCTTTGAAGATTGGTCAAAGCCGTCATTCTACACCTGCCCAGTCCGTCGAGGAAAGCCAAACCGGTTTTGGCAAGCTTTGCCGGTGTTGGCGGTCGCCGTGGCGGCTTAAAACAAACCGCCATCGAGACGGACGAAATCGGTTGTCAATTCGCTAGGTGGTGGCTAATCTTGAGTACTGACGCGGGCGAGATGTTTCGCCCAAACGCGTCCCTTTTAGGGATTTGCGGCCGATTGCAGCCTTTACCTGCTAAAGAGCCATGACAACGAACATGACGATTGATCGTGATGCGGACCAAACGAGCCGCCCTTCTGACGCTTCGCGTCCTACATTTTCCCACCTCGGCTTGTCGACACAGTGCGTCCACAGCGGCGAACAACGCCAAAAGCCCGAGGGCGCGATAACCCAGCCCATCTTCACAGCCTCGACCTACACGTTTGCGTCGACCGCTGACCTGTTGCGATTCGTCGAAGGCGAAGAGCAACGTGAAGAGTACGGTCGCTACGGCAGCCCGAACGAAAAGAGCGTCGAAGCCAAACTGGCCGCTCTCGATGGCGCCGAAGATGCCATCCTGTATTCGTCCGGAATGGCGGCGATCGTCGGACTGTTGATGACGAAGCTGCAAAGCGGCGACGAAATCGTTTTCTTTGACCAGTGTTATCACCGCAGCCGTGAATTCTGTTCCAAGCATTTGGCTCGGTTCGGTGTCGTCACGCATCAAGTTCCAACGGGCGACTTTGCCGCGATGGAAGCCTCGATCAACGATCGCACCAAGTTGATCGTCAGCGAGTCGCCCACCAACCCGCACTTGACGTCGGTCGACTTGGAAAAGTTTGTCGCCATCGGCAAAGCCAACGAAGTTGAAACGTTGATCGATGCGACATTGGCAACGCCCTATAATTTGCGCCCAATCGATTACGGCGTGGACTACGTTTGGCATTCGGCGACGAAGTACTTAGGCGGTCACAATGACTTGCTAGCCGGATCGATTGCGGGCAGCCGTGAATTGCTGGATCCGGTTCGCAAGCTTCGCGGAGTGCTAGGAAGTGTCAATTCGGGACACAACCTGTACTTGCTTGAGCGAGGTTTGAAGACGTTCGAGCTGAGAATGGAACGTCACAACAAGAATGGTTTAGCGATCGCTGAATTCTTAGAAGCTCATCCCCGAGTCGGCCGTGTTTATTACCCCGGCCTGAAGTCACATCCGTCGCACGAAATTGCTGCAGCGCAGATGCGAGGTTTCGGTGGCTTGATCACTTTCACGGTGAAAGATGCTGACTGGAAAGAAACCTCGCGAGTCGTCGACGCGGCCCAGATCGCTCGCATCGCACCGAGTCTCGGCGGCGTCGAGTCGTTGATCGAGCAACCGTTAGTGATGAGCTACTACCATTGCTCGCCCGAAGAGCGAAAGCAGTTTGGCATCGATGACAACATGATCCGATTCTCTTGCGGCATCGAAAACACCGACGATTTGATCGCAGACTTGAAGCAAGCACTCGAGGCATAGGTCTCGAGATTTTGCTTTCCGTTGGCTCAATCCGCTCTCTTGATGCTGTTCACTAGCGGTCCCATCACCCGTAGCCACGCTACGGTTTCTTTTCAAAACTCAGCCTCTAAACGGGACAAGTCTTGTCCAAACATTCCTTCCGCACTCGTGCGATCCATGTCGGCAATGCGATCGATCCAGCAACCGGCGCAGTCGTGCCGCCAATCCACTTAGCCAGCACCTTCAAGCAACCCGGCGCGGGCGAGTGGGGCGAGTTTGACTACTCACGCAGTGGCAACCCGACCCGGACTCACCTGCAAACCACACTCGCGTCGCTCGACGGAGCCGCTGGTGCTTTGGCATTCTCGTCCGGCATGGCTGCGATTCACTGTGTCACGATGTTATTGTCCGCCGGTGATCATGTCGTGGCTGGTTCCGACATTTACGGCGGCGCGTATCGGTTGCTGCACAAAATTTGTAATCGCAGCGGCATCACGGTTTCGCTCGTCGACATGACCAACTTGCCCGCGATCGAAGCGGCGATCACTGACAAGACAAAATTGATTTGGGGCGAAACGATTGGCAACCCGCGGATGACGATCGCCGACATGAAGGGCATCGCCAAGATTGCTCGCGCCAACGGTGTGATCTTCGGCGTCGACAATACGTTTGGCACCCCCGCTCTGCTGCGGCCGATCGAACACGGCGTCGACATCGTCATGCACTCGGCGACCAAGTACCTGGGTGGACACAGCGATTGCTTGGGCGGAACGCTTGCATCGGCGACCAAAGTACTTCACGACCAACTGTACTTCATCCAAAACGCGACCGGCGCGGTGCTGGATCCGCTGAGCTGTCACTTGGTAGCACGCGGATTGAAGACGTTGGACCTGCGCGTTCGCGAACAATCGGCGACGGCACTGAAGTTGGCGACGTGGCTGGAAGCACACCCGAACATTCGGTCCGTGCTGTATCCCGGTTTGGCGTCGCACCCCCAGCACGAATTGGCCGTCCAGACGCTCGACGGCGGATTCGGTGCGATGGTGACGTTTGAACTCGACGGATCGATCCAGCAAACAGCGAAAGTTTGCGAATCAACCCAACTATTTCACTTAGCGGTCTCTTTAGGGGCCGTCGAGTCGCTGATCGAGCAACCGGCGACGATGTCACACGCCAGCTATGACGCCGCCGATCGAGCCCGCTTCGGAATTACCGATGGTTTGATAAGATTATCAGTTGGCTTGGAATCATTTGAAGATCTGAAAGACGATTTGGCAGGCGCGATCGCGTTGGCGATGCCCTAACAAATGAGCGAAAAACAAGTCGGGATTTTGCTCTCCCTCCGGGAGAGTCGAGGCTGAGCGAGGAGAGGGTTTCCATGCTACCCTCCCCGGCCGCTACGGCGTCCGACCCTCCCGCAAGCGGGAGGGTGATTTTGAGCTTGTGAATGCCAATACGGTGGTGAATGATTACTACTTTCTACCTTAGGGAAATCCATGACTGACGAAGATCCGCTCGGCAAGCGATACCTTCGTCAACTGAAGTTCGGCGCCGGCGTGCTGCTGTTGCTGGCGATCCCCGCCATCTTGCATTCTCACGCTGCGATCGAATCACTGTTCAACCGGCCAGCCGATTGGGTTCCGGATTCGTTGACCGAGAAGGCCGAATTCAACGACTTCCTGGCTCACTTCTCGGTCGCCGAAGTCGTGATGGTTGGATGGGAAGAGTCCGATTTGGATTCACCTTCGCTGGACACGGCTGCCGCGATCCTGAAACCGCTGTGCGAAGAAACCTTTGACGCCGAAACAGACGCCGACGCGTTGGCCGCGTTGCCACCAAAATCCGTCGAATGGATCAACAACGTTCGCGACGTCTGTGGCACCGATACTCCGTTGCACTGGGCGCACAGCGGTACCGAAACGTTGAACGCGCTGATCGAAGCGACCAGCTTGAAACGCGAGTCCGCAATTTCGCGTTTGCAGGGAACCCTAGTCGGGCCAGACGGGGCGCAAACGGCATTGGTTGTGTCGATCGCCGAGGAAGGTCT
The DNA window shown above is from Rubripirellula reticaptiva and carries:
- the feoB gene encoding ferrous iron transport protein B, with the protein product MATAPDRINDPTVATSRVALVGNPNTGKSTLFNALAGLNVRTGNYAGVTIEKKVGRCNLGSRVIDLVDLPGTYSMAPRSPDELVAVEVLTGDLENEPSVEVIVCVVNAAQLKRNLFLVSQLLELGKPTIVALNMVDSLQSHGITIDVEKLSSQLGVDVIPTSASKRQGVPELKAAIEKHLSRSDESTQREKTLPANFYEVCGELRQALLDGACTTGPAATAELSLPDDYLIQRMLLDRGGEAERRVIRRLGGGILPALISARKKLADQVGDPVDMECNARYAWANQKLSGVIGQTGHASSKVTDRLDAVLTHRIGGLIGFVLVMLAIFQSIYTFSSIPMDLIETATGFVAGIVESWMGPGMLRSLLVDGVIAGVGGVLIFLPQIALLFFFLAILEDCGYMARAAFLVDRVMTWFGLSGKSFLPMMSSFACAVPGVMATRVIENRRDRLATIMVAPLMSCSARLPVYLLLIGAFVPTTAMLGGWVSMPAIVLMAMYMVGVLTAIPVAWILKKTLLRGEVAPFVMELPEYKIPAPRVIFSRVWEASLAFVIRAGTLIFAASIVIWFAGYWPGDHTRQYELETRLESVAEGSPEADELQLALQTESAALLEGSLLGRVGHTIEPAVRPLGWDWKIGVGAIASFPAREVIIATLGTIYSLGGDADEEGLAGAMRASTHPDGSPVYTIPVALSIMVFFALCAQCVSTLLVIRRETNSWFWPALSFTYMTVLAYFGAMVTYQVGTRFF
- a CDS encoding FeoB-associated Cys-rich membrane protein, with translation MNWQNIIATAIVAVASLWLLRRVYRTISRGLRSGSGNVGGCGTCSKNPNNVDATPLVSLGRKKP
- a CDS encoding DUF1559 family PulG-like putative transporter, which translates into the protein MSQGTPPGQDPLSVNAMPPVSPQASPPSGKNGTSVIVIVLGLAFVMMLMCGGVLLALLLPAVQAARKAARTAVASNQVKQIGLGMHNYHSAYRQLPFTVTENTAGEERLGWRLALSPFVEGQSQWESYNNDVMWNSPVNEQVSIVAPEAFQVVNGTPGDTAIFVIVDPAGMFPPTPNTTIRFRDITDGLSNTLMAIQLPQQGVIWTSNINVTADEAFKAITMLQPSEKAILLMGDGAIRPVGYDFDRATFDALITIAGGEKIDPSF
- a CDS encoding trans-sulfuration enzyme family protein, producing MTTNMTIDRDADQTSRPSDASRPTFSHLGLSTQCVHSGEQRQKPEGAITQPIFTASTYTFASTADLLRFVEGEEQREEYGRYGSPNEKSVEAKLAALDGAEDAILYSSGMAAIVGLLMTKLQSGDEIVFFDQCYHRSREFCSKHLARFGVVTHQVPTGDFAAMEASINDRTKLIVSESPTNPHLTSVDLEKFVAIGKANEVETLIDATLATPYNLRPIDYGVDYVWHSATKYLGGHNDLLAGSIAGSRELLDPVRKLRGVLGSVNSGHNLYLLERGLKTFELRMERHNKNGLAIAEFLEAHPRVGRVYYPGLKSHPSHEIAAAQMRGFGGLITFTVKDADWKETSRVVDAAQIARIAPSLGGVESLIEQPLVMSYYHCSPEERKQFGIDDNMIRFSCGIENTDDLIADLKQALEA
- a CDS encoding trans-sulfuration enzyme family protein, whose amino-acid sequence is MSKHSFRTRAIHVGNAIDPATGAVVPPIHLASTFKQPGAGEWGEFDYSRSGNPTRTHLQTTLASLDGAAGALAFSSGMAAIHCVTMLLSAGDHVVAGSDIYGGAYRLLHKICNRSGITVSLVDMTNLPAIEAAITDKTKLIWGETIGNPRMTIADMKGIAKIARANGVIFGVDNTFGTPALLRPIEHGVDIVMHSATKYLGGHSDCLGGTLASATKVLHDQLYFIQNATGAVLDPLSCHLVARGLKTLDLRVREQSATALKLATWLEAHPNIRSVLYPGLASHPQHELAVQTLDGGFGAMVTFELDGSIQQTAKVCESTQLFHLAVSLGAVESLIEQPATMSHASYDAADRARFGITDGLIRLSVGLESFEDLKDDLAGAIALAMP